A region of Phaeodactylum tricornutum CCAP 1055/1 chromosome 14, whole genome shotgun sequence DNA encodes the following proteins:
- a CDS encoding predicted protein yields the protein MFLVEKTKRERQEKAEQQKLDAQLEHERQQQEVEDRQRRAEEKVTREQQRNTYGKRDRVCEKMASASFESLESEQKSSIVWADTFDVNLDVEVLCTNLDLTGLQSLAQELENITCPKESLTMIHQEVLVAKQREADGDFINGEQSNDKSPVVTPALKPNLWTKEELSALAKAVKKYPPGGSSRWEQIALFVNNLCKQDEPRSTEECIEKYNNVAKTHSIPTDSTNGVAAASEPEDSSQSNEDVWTAEQDQKLQDGQAANPASMGKKSGGPQLQSVSGKSKKQCAQRFKVIRDSFTTVNG from the exons ATGTTTTTGGTCGAAAAGACCAAGCGCGAGCGACAGGAAAAGGCGGAACAACAAAAGTTAGACGCGCAATTAGAGCATGAacggcaacaacaagaagtaGAGGACCGGCAGCGGCgagcggaagaaaaggtgaCGCGCGAACAACAAAGAAACACATACGGAAAGCGCGACAGAGTCTGCGAAAAAATGGCGTCGGCCTCTTTTGAATCTCTCGAATCGGAACAGAAATCGTCCATTGTATGGGCGGATACCTTCGACGTGAATCTGGATGTCGAAGTGCTGTGTACAAATTTGGATTTGACGGGGTTGCAATCGTTGGCTCAAGAATTGGAAAATATCACTTGTCCGAAAGAGTCGTTGACGATGATTCACCAAGAAGTACTGGTGGCTAAGCAGCGGGAAGCAGACGGGGACTTTATCAATGGCGAACAATC AAACGACAAATCGCCTGTTGTAACACCGGCGTTGAAGCCGAACCTCTGGACCAAGGAGGAATTGTCAGCCCTGGCTAAGGCAGTCAAGAAGTATCCACCCGGCGGTTCCTCACGATGGGAACAGATTGCGTTGTTTGTGAATAATTTGTGTAAACAGGACGAACCCCGATCCACGGAGGAATGTATCGAGAAATACAACAACGTGGCGAAGACGCACAGCATACCAACCGATAGCACGAACGGCGTCGCGGCAGCATCAGAACCCGAAGACTCTTCGCAATCCAACGAAGACGTGTGGACGGCCGAACAGGATCAGAAGCTACAAGATGGACAAGCTGCGAATCCAGCGAGCATGGGCAAAAAGAGCGGTGGACCGCAATTACAGAGTGTGTCCGGGAAATCCAAGAAGCAGTGCGCACAACGGTTTAAAGTGATTCGGGATTCATTCACAACAGTCAATGGCTAA
- a CDS encoding predicted protein gives MTDPASHFLSPDVDYLTIMVAPQFANQRTFAASWRRSSKRRDTTKLSVLRILGLTAVSFVATKIPVSFFSFESERGLVELTVDPQLVTELASSIASYESPPVPRETPWTVFYNVYLPRTNLTHALTIVEEQLEQVSSSYGATKPGYAPTPVHFNTIGDPIGAKKVQLYCATKTNLHCVHMQHYDDGNFEDVTLTRLFEFCSNNGMDLPKFHPDDERRDPTVVYLHSKGTYHSSEMNDHWRRFMTNAAMGEGCLNFKGRHNARTNGDSQINLDSTDITQCNACGFMFYPIWTPFFPGNIWSAKCSYIRKLMHPQVFKNQSDSTANKAVALMREGRFTMNLLSPYFEEGGYLGRERFADEHWVGSHPSLVPCDVAPRPHLMKWIHPKYLNRSRTQLFDTQPLEWSLAPRHPINEDWLFFQGIQKKYKLVADRNWRHREFFLLPGALWKWITWYNAVPPASSYVWSWFPEGLEWLGRVQTLGTQEKLGEPNFPRVVHQRLQSIGARSPGATVFFNTVGEMGVRDVAEILFFCRETYQLNCVHMEHLDAGMELVTWGRVHDFCQIHNSSRVGFVHAIGSTADPNQARREQLHLFETEAVASDQCWTKHLGCDTCSLTSTVNTEFENAPKTFNAGDIRGNSSSQRTKNDFDSQQKKLMLTAIPSTWTASCAYILNIGSPSDFAARFSQKHWEVRGTYGGRWIMKYHRVGNCDVNVLFVAAPVQKLGRGTFQHGHYRHVTIRISCSGMVKLYFVAERKPSYLKESQGGIIAFPHNDLRAQKMKKVIHGASESRLADKGEE, from the exons ATGACCGACCCCGCCTCCCATTTTCTATCGCCAGACGTAGACTACCTCACAATCATGGTGGCTCCACAATTTGCAAATCAACGAACTTTTGCTGCCAGTTGGCGAAgaagcagcaaaagaagGGACACGACGAAGTTAAGTGTCTTGCGTATTTTAGGACTTACGGCTGTGAGCTTTGTTGCTACTAAGATACCTGTTTCGTTTTTCTCGTTCGAGAGCGAACGGGGCCTCGTGGAGCTCACTGTCGATCCGCAACTGGTAACAGAGTTAGCGTCCTCAATAGCGTCATATGAGTCTCCTCCGGTACCTCGGGAAACTCCTTGGACTGTATTTTATAACGTCTACCTGCCTCGTACGAACCTCACTCACGCCTTGACAATCGTTGAGGAGCAACTGGAACAGGTCAGCAGCTCGTACGGCGCAACTAAGCCAGGATACGCGCCAACACCGGTGCACTTCAACACCATCGGAGATCCGATCGGGGCAAAAAAAGTGCAGCTCTACTGCGCAACTAAGACAAATCTTCATTGCGTACATATGCAGCACTATGATGACGGTAATTTTGAAGATGTTACCCTGACTAGATTGTTTGAGTTCTGCAGCAACAACGGGATGGACCTTCCCAAGTTCCATCCCGATGATGAACGTCGTGATCCTACAGTTGTCTATCTACATTCCAAGGGGACATATCATTCCAGTGAAATGAACGATCACTGGAGACGTTTTATGACAAACGCCGCAATGGGGGAAGGATGCTTGAATTTCAAGGGGCGACACAACGCAAGGACCAACGGTGACTCGCAAATAAATCTCGACTCTACAGATATTACACAATGCAACGCATGCGGTTTTATGTTCTATCCTATATGGACTCCGTTCTTTCCGGGAAATATTTGGTCCGCCAAGTGTAGTTACATCCGAAAGCTAATGCATCCACAAGTCTTCAAGAATCAATCTGACTCAACGGCTAACAAAGCCGTAGCTCTCATGAGAGAAGGCCGCTTCACGATGAATCTGCTATCGCCGTACTTTGAGGAAGGAGGATATTTGGGACGTGAGCGATTCGCAGATGAGCACTGGGTAGGGAGTCATCCGTCGCTAGTGCCTTGCGATGTGGCTCCTCGACCCCATTTGATGAAATGGATCCATCCAAAATATCTGAACAGGAGTAGAACACAACTTTTTGACACTCAACCTCTCGAGTGGTCATTAGCTCCACGTCATCCCATCAACGAAGACTGGTTGTTCTTTCAGGGAATTCAGAAAAAGTACAAGCTGGTAGCTGATCGTAACTGGCGTCATCGAGAATTTTTCTTGTTACCGGGAGCGCTTTGGAAATGGATCACCTGGTACAACGCGGTACCACCGGCTTCTTCGTACGTATGGAGCTGGTTTCCGGAGGGCTTGGAGTGGTTGGGACGAGTGCAGACATTAGGGACACAAG AGAAATTGGGCGAGCCAAATTTCCCTCGAGTAGTGCACCAGCGCCTACAATCGATAGGCGCACGATCCCCTGGAGCCACAGTCTTTTTCAACACTGTCGGAGAAATGGGTGTAAGAGATGTTGCCGAGATCTTATTTTTCTGTAGGGAAACGTATCAATTGAACTGTGTGCATATGGAGCATTTGGATGCTGGGATGGAACTTGTCACTTGGGGTCGAGTACATGACTTTTGCCAAATCCACAACTCGTCTCGAGTGGGATTCGTTCACGCAATAGGATCTACCGCCGATCCAAACCAGGCTCGTCGTGAGCAGCTGCATCTTTTTGAGACCGAGGCAGTAGCAAGTGATCAATGCTGGACAAAACATCTGGGTTGTGACACTTGCTCGTTGacatcaacagtaaataccGAATTTGAGAACGCTCCAAAGACATTCAATGCAGGTGACATTCGAGGAAACAGCTCCTCCCAAAGAACAAAGAATGATTTTGACAGTCAACAGAAGAAATTGATGCTTACGGCAATTCCTTCTACATGGACAGCAAGTTGTGCTTACATTCTCAACATAGGTTCTCCCAGCGATTTCGCCGCGAGATTTTCACAAAAACATTGGGAAGTCCGTGGAACATACGGTGGACGTTGGATT ATGAAGTATCATCGAGTAGGAAATTGCGATGTTAACGTTCTTTTCGTCGCCGCTCCGGTGCAGAAATTGGGGAGGGGAACATTTCAACACGGTCACTATCGGCATGTCACCATTCGGATTTCTTGTTCGGGCATGGTGAAACTCTACTTTGTGGCAGAGCGGAAACCATCCTATCTCAAGGAATCGCAGGGTGGCATCATTGCCTTTCCTCACAATGACCTACGAGCtcaaaaaatgaaaaaagtAATCCATGGGGCATCAGAATCGAGGTTGGCGGACAAGGGCGAAGAATAA
- a CDS encoding predicted protein, which translates to MSATTPPVASSKVDLFEYTEEQLLEEKVLTHYEILGISTFCSQDDVKKAFRRSSLKYHPDKHGHDKDYAFLALKQAHDTLYDHEKRQAYDSTTLPFDDAIPPPRDKLLQDDLLLYKDNDFYELYRPVFERNLRFDANLRPDAVGNAKNGNHNGKKKKAGKAKAPPTLGDADTPIAQVHAFYEYWIHFESWRDFSAQATDELQVENELENAESRFEKRWIQKEIDKRAKQLKKTEMSRIQLLVERAMEADPRLRKFRQEQLAAKEQAKRERQEKAEQQKIQAQLEHERQQQQEVVDRQRRAEEKVTREQQKKHIRKARQSLRKMASASFESLESEQKSSIVWADTYDMNLDVEVLCTNLDLTGLQSLAQELENITCPKESLTMIHQEVLVAKQRETDGDFSNGEQSSPSHNGTFSTKETTTSPVVTPALKPNLWTKEELSALAKAVKKYPPGGSSRWEQIALFVNNLCKQDEPRSKEECIEKYNNVAKTHSKPTESTNGVAAASEPENSSQSNEDVWTAEQDQQLQDGLAANPASMDKNERWTAITECVPGKSKKQCVQRFKVIRDALKKKK; encoded by the exons ATGAGTGCGACGACTCCGCCAGTCGCTTCTTCGAAAGTGGACCTGTTCGAGTACACAGAAGAGCAACtattggaagaaaaggtaCTCACACACTACGAGATTCTCGGTATATCGACCTTTTGTTCGCAAGATG ATGTCAAAAAGGCCTTTCGGCGCTCTTCACTCAAGTACCATCCCGACAAGCACGGCCACGATAAGGACTACGCATTCCTGGCGCTCAAGCAGGCCCACGATACGCTCTACGATCACGAAAAACGCCAAGCCTACGACTCCACAACCTTACCCTTTGACGACGCCATCCCCCCACCGCGGGATAAGCTCCTGCAGGACGATCTACTCCTCTACAAGGACAACGACTTTTACGAGCTCTATCGACCCGTCTTTGAACGCAATCTGCGGTTCGACGCAAACTTGCGACCGGACGCCGTCGGCAACGCCAAGAACGGGAATCACAACggcaagaagaaaaaagccggcaaggccaaggcgCCCCCGACTTTGGGCGACGCCGACACCCCCATTGCCCAAGTACACGCCTTTTACGAATACTGGATTCATTTCGAATCGTGGCGCGATTTTTCGGCCCAAGCCACGGACGAACTTCAGGTGGAGAACGAACTGGAAAATGCCGAATCGCGCTTTGAAAAACGCTGGATCCAGAAAGAAATCGATAAGCGCGCCAAGCAGCTGAAAAAGACAGAAATGAGTCGGATTCAATTGCTGGTGGAACGGGCGATGGAAGCCGATCCGCGATTGCGGAAGTTTCGACAGGAACAGTTGGCCGCCAAGGAACAGGCCAAGCGCGAGCGACAGGAAAAGGCGGAACAACAAAAGATACAAGCGCAATTAGAGCATGaacggcaacaacaacaagaagtaGTGGACCGGCAGCGGCgagcggaagaaaaggtgacgcgcgaacaacaaaagaaacataTACGGAAAGCGCGACAGAGTCTGCGAAAAATGGCGTCGGCCTCTTTTGAATCTCTCGAATCGGAACAGAAATCGTCCATTGTATGGGCGGATACTTACGACATGAATCTGGATGTCGAAGTGCTGTGTACAAATTTGGATTTGACGGGGTTGCAATCGTTGGCTCAAGAATTGGAAAATATCACTTGTCCGAAAGAATCGTTGACGATGATTCACCAAGAAGTACTAGTGGCTAAGCAGCGGGAGACAGACGGGGACTTTAGCAATGGCGAACAATCGTCTCCATCTCACAACGGAactttttcgacgaaagAAACGACAACGTCGCCTGTTGTAACACCGGCGTTGAAGCCGAACCTCTGGACCAAGGAGGAATTGTCAGCCCTGGCTAAGGCAGTCAAGAAGTATCCACCCGGTGGTTCCTCACGATGGGAACAGATTGCGTTGTTTGTGAATAATTTGTGCAAACAGGACGAACCCCGATCCAAGGAGGAATGTATCGAGAAATACAACAACGTGGCGAAGACGCACAGCAAACCAACCGAAAGCACGAACGGCGTCGCGGCAGCATCAGAACCCGAAAACTCTTCGCAATCCAACGAAGACGTGTGGACGGCCGAACAGGATCAGCAGCTGCAAGATGGACTAGCTGCGAATCCAGCGAGCATGGACAAAAATGAACGGTGGACCGCAATTACAGAGTGTGTCCCGGGAAAATCCAAGAAGCAGTGCGTACAACGGTTCAAAGTGATTCGGGATGccttgaaaaagaagaaatag